The following proteins are co-located in the Apium graveolens cultivar Ventura chromosome 5, ASM990537v1, whole genome shotgun sequence genome:
- the LOC141659717 gene encoding uncharacterized protein LOC141659717, with translation METTPPKTTIEVSSPLYLHPSDGNNFMAIDKLQGSSNYRSRKRSMEIALSSKRKLGFVTGTIIKDATDPIMSEAWDTCNNMIISWILGSDSDSIKHSIMFVSDAHQTWNHLEQQFALTNGSRKYKLNKELYESKQHDKHFSEYYTHMRALWEELESLTSLPAIAKTTTEITSMLSALTTQREEQKLVQFLNGLDEKYGAQRSELLMMPALPSVETTCGYLEQEEAQREGLGEAKDELEGLVMFSKGILGAFTNVQTTPSTTCGVFGKPRHTSDKCWTIVGYPAWHVRSMPQSLPAFTGRGNKGRCRSNQQQSWKRGRSNTGSRIAANA, from the coding sequence ATGGAAACAACACCACCTAAAACAACCATAGAGGTATCAAGTCCTTTGTACCTGCATCCCTCTGATGGAAATAACTTTATGGCCATTGATAAGCTTCAAGGCTCATCTAATTATAGATCGCGGAAGAGATCTATGGAAATTGCTCTTTCTTCAAAAAGAAAGTTAGGGTTTGTCACTGGTACCATCATTAAAGATGCTACTGACCCTATAATGAGTGAGGCATGGGATACATGTAATAACATGATTATCTCTTGGATATTGGGGTCTGATTCAGATTCTATCAAGCATTCTATTATGTTTGTGAGTGATGCTCACCAGACTTGGAATCATCTTGAACAACAATTTGCTCTTACCAATGGGTCCAGAAAGTACAAGCTCAACAAGGAGCTGTATGAATCCAAGCAACACGACAAACACTTCAGTGAGTACTACACTCACATGAGAGCACTTTGGGAGGAGTTGGAATCCTTAACATCTCTTCCAGCAATCGCTAAAACAACCACAGAAATCACAAGTATGCTCAGTGCTCTCACTACACAAAGGGAAGAACAAAAATTGGTCCAGTTCTTGAATGGATTGGATGAAAAATATGGGGCCCAAAGGAGTGAACTCCTTATGATGCCTGCTCTTCCTTCTGTCGAGACGACATGTGGTTATCTGGAACAAGAAGAAGCTCAAAGGGAGGGCCTTGGAGAAGCTAAAGATGAATTAGAGGGTTTGGTGATGTTCAGTAAAGGCATTTTGGGTGCCTTTACAAATGTTCAAACTACTCCATCAACAACATGTGGGGTTTTTGGCAAGCCTAGGCACACTTCAGATAAATGTTGGACTATTGTGGGTTATCCGGCCTGGCATGTACGATCTATGCCACAGAGCTTACCTGCTTTCACTGGTAGAGGCAATAAAGGCAGATGTAGAAGTAATCAACAGCAAAGCTGGAAAAGGGGGAGGTCCAATACTGGTTCTCGAATTGCAGCAAATGCATAG
- the LOC141659719 gene encoding uncharacterized protein LOC141659719 — protein MLVERVFLLGSPLSIKGENWEEAMKVLSGRFVNAYSTNDWMLGVVFRARLRSSLWLQFKPHQIAAGAAYLAAKSMNIDLTLSQHVWQEFQTPSSVLKVIGRTEAVTIQVAGVLKDWILIALSTVIFPESIITGLNITGYAIDVVQQLMELF, from the exons ATG CTGGTTGAAAGAGTTTTTCTCCTTGGTTCACCTCTTTCTATTAAAGGTGAAAACTGGGAAGAAGCAATGAAG GTTTTGTCTGGAAGATTTGTGAATGCATATTCTACAAATGACTGGATGCTTGGAGTCGTCTTTCGTGCTAG GCTTAGGAGCTCCCTTTGGCTACAATTTAAACCTCATCAGATTGCTGCCGGAGCTGCATATCTTGCTGCAAAGTCTATGAATATAGATCTCACTTTATCGCAGCATGTCTGGCAGGAGTTCCAGACACCGTCCTCTGTACTTAAAG TGATTGGTCGAACCGAAGCAGTGACCATTCAAGTTGCCGGTGTTCTGAAAGATTGGATATTGATTGCTCTTTCAACTGTAATATTTCCGGAGTCTATTATTACTGGACTAAACATTACTGGCTATGCAATAG ATGTTGTCCAGCAGTTAATGGAGCTCTTTTAG
- the LOC141659720 gene encoding uncharacterized protein LOC141659720, which yields MVLDVTTSDHLPLILQLNSQVYMPKSRRFKFENIWIRDVECLNLIQNSWNTPDEGSILEKIEYCCLKLEEWGGGYLSNREKVQQVSEEQNAQLLQPISNEEVKEAVFSMHAEKAPGYDGLNPGFYQAYWNIIENDVVAFCQQFFETRELQVEFNHTLVCLISKRTQGVNGVAELKIDVSKAFTQYGQIFGDVRPQRGIRQGDPISPYLYILCAEALSSIIKRHEDVGLIYGCVIARGATPVSHLLFADDCYFFFKAVESEARVMRSIIPRYEELSGQAVNFNKSAITFSSNTSTQNREVIYGIVEVEESRSPGNYLGIPMAVGNRKNEVFNFLSG from the exons ATGGTGCTTGATGTTACTACTTCAGACCATTTACCTCTAATCCTTCAGTTAAATTCACAGGTTTATATGCCTAAGTCCAGAAggtttaaatttgaaaatatatggatTCGAGATGTCGAATGTCTAAACTTAATACAGAATAGCTGGAACACACCTGATGAGGGAAGCATCTTAGAGAAAATTGAGTACTGTTGTTTAAAGTTGGAAGAATGGGGTGGAG GATACTTGTCTAATAGAGAAAAGGTGCAACAGGTTTCAGAAGAGCAAAATGCACAACTACTGCAGCCTATTTCCAATGAAGAAGTAAAGGAGGCTGTATTTTCAATGCATGCAGAAAAGGCACCAGGATATGATGGGTTAAATCCAGGATTTTATCAAGCTTATTGGAACATAATTGAGAATGATGTGGTGGCTTTCTGCCAACAGTTTTTTGAAACACGAGAATTACAAGTGGAGTTCAACCATACTTTAGTGTGCTTGATTTCGAAG CGGACTCAAGGGGTAAATGGCGTGGCTGAGCTAAAGATTGATGTATCCAAAGC TTTTACTCAATATGGGCAGATTTTTGGTGATGTGAGACCTCAAAGAGGGATTCGACAAGGGGACCCAATCTCTCCATATCTATACATTCTTTGTGCTGAAGCTCTTAGTTCAATCATTAAACGACACGAAGATGTAGGGCTAATTTATGGATGTGTTATCGCTAGAGGGGCAACACCTGTTTCACACTTATTATTTGCGGATGATTGCTACTTTTTCTTTAAAGCAGTTGAATCAGAAGCAAGGGTGATGAGAAGTATTATACCGCGATATGAGGAGTTATCTGGACAAGCCGTGAACTTTAACAAATCTGCGATCACTTTTAGTTCGAATACATCTACACAAAATCGAGAAGTCATTTATGGCATTGTAGAGGTTGAAGAAAGTAGGAGCCCAGGAAATTATTTGGGGATACCGATGGCAGTGGGTAATCGAAAGAATGAAGTATTTAATTTTTTGAGTGGTTGA